A part of Brassica rapa cultivar Chiifu-401-42 chromosome A05, CAAS_Brap_v3.01, whole genome shotgun sequence genomic DNA contains:
- the LOC103868489 gene encoding signal peptidase complex catalytic subunit SEC11C isoform X1, translating to MGWIGETIDSIKSIQIRQLLTQAISLGMIVTSALIIWKALMCVTGSESPVVVVLSGSMEPGFKRGDILFLHMSKDPIRAGEIVVFNVDGRDIPIVHRVIKVHERENTGDVDVLTKGDNNYGDDRLLYAEGQQWLHRHHIMGRAVGFLPYVGWVTIIMTEKPIIKYILIGALGLLVITSKD from the exons ATGGGTTGGATCGGAGAAACCATAGATTCAATCAAATCCATTCAGATCCGTCAGCTTCTCACTCAAGCCATCAGTCTTG GGATGATTGTTACGTCTGCTTTGATCATATGGAAAGCTTTGATGTGTGTCACTGGCAGCGAATCTCCTGTGGTTGTTGTTCTCTCTGGAAGTATGGAGCCTGGCTTCAAGAGG GGGGATATACTGTTCTTGCACATGAGTAAAGACCCTATTCGAGCTGGAGAAATTGTTGTTTTCAATGTTGAT GGTCGTGATATTCCCATTGTACATCGTGTCATTAAG GTTCACGAAAGGGAGAATACAGGAGATGTCGATGTTTTGACGAAAG GTGACAATAACTATGGAGATGATAGACTTCTGTATGCTGAAGGGCAGCAGTGGCTTCATCGACATCATATAATGGGTCGTGCTGTCGG GTTCTTGCCTTATGTTGGATGGGTGACTATCATTATGACAGAAAAGCCTATCATCAAG TATATTCTCATAGGGGCATTGGGTTTACTCGTTATAACGTCCAAAGATTGA
- the LOC103868489 gene encoding signal peptidase complex catalytic subunit SEC11C isoform X2, translating to MGWIGETIDSIKSIQIRQLLTQAISLGMIVTSALIIWKALMCVTGSESPVVVVLSGSMEPGFKRGDILFLHMSKDPIRAGEIVVFNVDGRDIPIVHRVIKVHERENTGDVDVLTKGDNNYGDDRLLYAEGQQWLHRHHIMGRAVGFLPYVGWVTIIMTEKPIIKMLVSQLKNE from the exons ATGGGTTGGATCGGAGAAACCATAGATTCAATCAAATCCATTCAGATCCGTCAGCTTCTCACTCAAGCCATCAGTCTTG GGATGATTGTTACGTCTGCTTTGATCATATGGAAAGCTTTGATGTGTGTCACTGGCAGCGAATCTCCTGTGGTTGTTGTTCTCTCTGGAAGTATGGAGCCTGGCTTCAAGAGG GGGGATATACTGTTCTTGCACATGAGTAAAGACCCTATTCGAGCTGGAGAAATTGTTGTTTTCAATGTTGAT GGTCGTGATATTCCCATTGTACATCGTGTCATTAAG GTTCACGAAAGGGAGAATACAGGAGATGTCGATGTTTTGACGAAAG GTGACAATAACTATGGAGATGATAGACTTCTGTATGCTGAAGGGCAGCAGTGGCTTCATCGACATCATATAATGGGTCGTGCTGTCGG GTTCTTGCCTTATGTTGGATGGGTGACTATCATTATGACAGAAAAGCCTATCATCAAG ATGTTAGTGTCTCAACTGAAGAATGAATGA